One Massilia sp. 9096 genomic window carries:
- the thiS gene encoding sulfur carrier protein ThiS — MLEIELNGAAHAAPGSAGEATLLALVESLGLQGQAVALAVNRRVVPRERWRETLLANHDKVDVVRAIGGG; from the coding sequence ATGCTGGAGATCGAACTGAACGGCGCGGCGCATGCCGCGCCTGGATCGGCGGGCGAAGCGACCTTGCTCGCCCTGGTCGAATCGCTCGGGCTGCAGGGCCAGGCGGTGGCGCTGGCCGTCAACCGCCGCGTGGTGCCGCGCGAGCGCTGGCGCGAGACGCTGCTGGCGAACCACGACAAGGTCGACGTGGTGCGCGCGATCGGCGGCGGCTGA
- the thiC gene encoding phosphomethylpyrimidine synthase ThiC, giving the protein MNADPKFLSASAIVDAAAVEPLPNSRKVYVGGSRPDIRVPMREIQQSPTPASFGAEPNPPVWVYDTSGPYTDPDARIDIRSGLDALRAGWIRERGDTEELPGPTSHYGTERLNDPKLAELRFQLTRKPRRAVAGRNVTQMHYARAGLITPEMEFVAIRENLRRQEYLQSLEAAGPTGQRMAQMLGRQHPGQSFGASVPREITPEFVRSEIARGRAILPANINHPESEPMIIGRNFLVKINANIGNSAVTSSIGEEVEKMTWATRWGGDTVMDLSTGKHIHETREWIIRNSPVPIGTVPLYQALEKVNGKAEELTWEMYRDTLIEQAEQGVDYFTIHAGVRLPFVPMTANRLTGIVSRGGSIMAKWCLAHHKESFLYTHFEEICEIMKAYDVAFSLGDGLRPGSIYDANDEAQLAELRTLGELTQIAWKHDVQTMIEGPGHVPLQLIKENMDLQLEQCHEAPFYTLGPLTTDIAPGYDHITSGIGAANIGWYGTAMLCYVTPKEHLGLPDKDDVKDGIITYKIAAHAADLAKGHPGAQIRDNALSKARFEFRWEDQFNLGLDPDKARQFHDETLPKDSAKVAHFCSMCGPHFCSMKITQEVRDYAASGMQVKAVEFMRQGAELYQKA; this is encoded by the coding sequence TTGAACGCCGATCCGAAATTCCTGTCCGCCAGCGCCATCGTCGATGCCGCCGCGGTCGAACCCCTCCCCAACTCGCGCAAGGTCTATGTCGGCGGCAGCCGTCCGGACATCCGCGTGCCGATGCGCGAAATCCAGCAGTCGCCCACGCCCGCCTCGTTCGGCGCCGAGCCGAATCCGCCAGTCTGGGTCTACGACACGTCCGGTCCGTACACCGACCCGGATGCGCGCATCGACATCCGTTCCGGCCTGGACGCGCTGCGCGCCGGCTGGATCCGCGAGCGCGGCGACACCGAGGAACTGCCCGGCCCGACCTCGCACTACGGCACCGAACGCCTGAACGACCCCAAGCTGGCCGAGCTGCGTTTCCAGCTCACGCGCAAGCCACGCCGCGCCGTGGCCGGCCGCAACGTCACGCAGATGCACTACGCGCGTGCTGGACTGATCACCCCCGAAATGGAATTCGTGGCCATCCGCGAAAACCTGCGCCGCCAGGAATACCTGCAAAGCCTGGAAGCGGCCGGCCCGACCGGCCAGCGCATGGCGCAGATGCTGGGCCGCCAGCACCCGGGCCAGTCGTTCGGCGCCTCGGTGCCGCGCGAGATCACCCCGGAATTCGTGCGCTCCGAGATCGCGCGCGGCCGCGCCATCCTGCCGGCCAACATCAACCATCCGGAATCGGAGCCGATGATCATCGGCCGCAACTTCCTCGTGAAGATCAACGCCAACATCGGCAACTCGGCGGTCACGTCGTCGATCGGCGAGGAAGTCGAGAAGATGACCTGGGCCACGCGCTGGGGCGGCGACACCGTGATGGACCTCTCGACCGGCAAGCATATCCACGAGACGCGCGAATGGATCATCCGTAACAGCCCGGTCCCGATCGGCACGGTGCCGCTGTACCAGGCGCTGGAAAAGGTCAACGGCAAGGCCGAAGAGCTGACCTGGGAGATGTACCGCGACACCCTGATCGAACAGGCCGAGCAAGGCGTCGACTACTTCACCATCCACGCCGGCGTGCGCCTGCCCTTCGTGCCGATGACGGCCAACCGCCTGACCGGCATCGTCTCGCGCGGCGGCTCGATCATGGCCAAGTGGTGCCTGGCGCATCACAAGGAATCCTTCCTGTACACGCACTTCGAAGAGATCTGCGAAATCATGAAGGCCTACGACGTCGCCTTCAGCCTCGGCGACGGCCTGCGTCCCGGCTCGATCTACGACGCCAACGACGAAGCCCAGCTGGCCGAGCTGCGCACCCTCGGCGAGCTCACCCAAATCGCCTGGAAGCACGACGTGCAGACCATGATCGAAGGCCCGGGCCACGTGCCGCTGCAGCTGATCAAGGAGAACATGGACCTGCAGCTCGAGCAGTGCCACGAAGCGCCTTTCTACACGCTCGGACCGCTGACCACCGACATCGCGCCGGGCTACGACCACATCACCTCGGGCATCGGCGCGGCCAACATCGGCTGGTATGGCACCGCGATGCTGTGCTACGTGACGCCCAAGGAACACCTCGGCCTGCCCGACAAGGACGACGTCAAGGACGGCATCATCACGTACAAAATCGCGGCGCACGCGGCCGACCTGGCCAAGGGCCATCCGGGCGCGCAGATCCGCGACAACGCGCTGTCCAAGGCGCGTTTCGAATTCCGCTGGGAAGACCAGTTCAACCTCGGCCTGGATCCGGACAAGGCGCGCCAGTTCCACGACGAGACGCTGCCCAAGGACTCGGCCAAGGTCGCTCACTTCTGCTCGATGTGCGGCCCGCACTTCTGCTCGATGAAGATCACGCAGGAAGTGCGCGACTACGCGGCCAGCGGCATGCAAGTCAAGGCGGTCGAGTTCATGCGCCAGGGCGCCGAGCTGTACCAGAAGGCCTGA
- a CDS encoding MOSC domain-containing protein yields MATLTQLLLYPIKSCAGMAVASATLLESGLMAEGVHDREWMLVTDDGQFLTQREHPRMALIHPRPDGDALRMRAPAQEDLLLPLAWSDAAPVRTVRIWDDLVDALDCGDATAAWFSAALGARCRLVRFPRSAVRPTSVKWTSGVPSQTRFSDGYPLLLIGQASLDDLNARLRAAGRAALPMDRFRPNLVVDGIDAYEEDYIAQLSAGGIAIRPVKPCARCPIPAIDQATGIPGPDPLDILQSYRANPRLDGGICLGMNCIVGAGAGQLLHTGLELDVDLAF; encoded by the coding sequence ATGGCCACTCTGACTCAGCTGTTGCTGTACCCGATCAAATCCTGCGCCGGCATGGCCGTGGCGTCCGCCACGCTGCTGGAATCCGGCCTGATGGCCGAGGGCGTGCACGACCGCGAATGGATGCTGGTGACCGACGACGGCCAGTTCCTGACCCAGCGCGAACACCCGCGCATGGCCCTGATTCATCCCCGTCCCGACGGGGACGCCTTGCGCATGCGCGCACCCGCGCAGGAAGACCTGCTGCTGCCGCTGGCCTGGAGCGACGCGGCCCCGGTGCGCACGGTGCGCATCTGGGACGACCTGGTCGACGCGCTTGACTGCGGCGACGCCACGGCCGCCTGGTTCAGCGCCGCGCTCGGCGCGCGCTGCCGCCTGGTGCGCTTCCCACGCAGCGCCGTGCGTCCGACCAGCGTCAAGTGGACCAGTGGGGTGCCGTCGCAGACGCGCTTTTCGGATGGCTATCCGCTGCTGCTGATCGGCCAGGCTTCGCTCGACGACTTGAACGCGCGCCTGCGCGCCGCCGGCCGCGCGGCGCTGCCGATGGACCGCTTCCGCCCCAACCTGGTGGTCGACGGCATCGACGCTTATGAAGAAGACTACATCGCGCAACTGAGCGCCGGCGGCATCGCGATCCGGCCCGTCAAACCGTGCGCGCGCTGCCCGATCCCGGCGATCGACCAGGCCACCGGCATCCCCGGTCCCGACCCGCTCGACATCCTGCAAAGCTACCGCGCCAATCCGCGCCTGGATGGCGGCATCTGCCTGGGCATGAATTGCATCGTGGGCGCCGGCGCCGGCCAGTTGCTGCATACGGGGCTGGAACTGGACGTCGATCTGGCATTTTGA
- a CDS encoding diguanylate cyclase encodes MHERGASVRELIAENEALRRQLASLLDQAESNHAIMMRHQAFDLELVGAANFPELVGTIFRLLPVVSDLDIVTLALVDTGADIYTVMHKLGVDFEAFPNLLFYESVEELGYDLEAGMPPKPRLGLYHPVAQRMAFPQPPAGLASVAQVPLLRNKRLIGSLNLGSRDPGRFTPILGTDFVEHMGSIIAICLENVISNEMLKYIGLTDALTGVYNRRYIDRRLLEEIARARRQAYRLSCMYIDVDYFKQVNDTYGHQAGDDVLREVAARIKAELRMSDALGRFGGEEFVVLLIDADLDSACMVAQRIRAGIADQPFLLADGQGLAVSVSIGVATLGVATLGDVAREHPTEGVAQQLLAQADQALYAAKGAGRNRVVAAE; translated from the coding sequence ATGCATGAGCGTGGCGCCAGCGTGCGCGAACTGATAGCCGAGAACGAGGCTCTGCGCCGGCAGCTTGCGAGCCTGCTCGACCAGGCCGAGAGCAATCACGCCATCATGATGCGCCACCAGGCCTTCGACCTCGAGCTCGTCGGCGCGGCCAATTTCCCCGAACTGGTCGGCACGATCTTCCGCCTGCTGCCGGTGGTGTCCGACCTCGACATCGTCACCCTGGCGCTGGTCGACACCGGCGCCGACATCTACACCGTCATGCACAAGCTGGGCGTCGATTTCGAAGCCTTTCCGAACTTGCTGTTTTATGAAAGCGTCGAGGAACTCGGCTACGACCTGGAGGCCGGCATGCCGCCCAAGCCGCGCCTCGGCCTGTACCACCCGGTGGCGCAGCGCATGGCGTTTCCGCAGCCGCCCGCCGGCCTGGCCAGCGTCGCGCAGGTGCCGCTGCTGCGCAACAAGCGCCTGATCGGCAGCCTGAACCTGGGCAGCCGCGACCCCGGCCGCTTCACGCCGATCCTCGGCACCGACTTCGTCGAGCACATGGGCTCGATCATCGCGATCTGCCTCGAGAACGTGATCAGCAACGAGATGCTGAAGTACATCGGCCTGACCGATGCGCTGACCGGCGTCTACAACCGCCGCTACATCGACCGCCGCCTGCTCGAGGAGATCGCGCGCGCGCGGCGCCAGGCCTACCGGCTGTCGTGCATGTACATCGACGTCGATTACTTCAAGCAGGTCAACGACACTTACGGCCACCAGGCCGGCGACGACGTGCTGCGCGAAGTCGCCGCGCGCATCAAGGCCGAGCTGCGCATGTCGGATGCGCTGGGGCGCTTCGGCGGCGAGGAATTCGTGGTGCTGCTGATCGACGCCGACCTGGACAGCGCCTGCATGGTGGCCCAGCGCATCCGCGCCGGCATCGCCGACCAGCCCTTCCTGCTGGCGGACGGGCAGGGGCTGGCGGTGTCGGTGTCGATCGGCGTCGCCACGCTCGGCGTCGCCACGCTCGGCGACGTCGCGCGCGAGCACCCGACCGAGGGCGTCGCCCAGCAGCTGCTGGCCCAGGCCGACCAGGCGCTGTACGCGGCCAAGGGGGCGGGGCGCAACCGGGTGGTGGCCGCGGAATAA
- a CDS encoding monovalent cation:proton antiporter family protein has translation MTSGLELTLLLLGSAVLGVVAFRMLHLPPMLGYLAVGVLIGPHALNLADNGASTHALAEFGVVFLMFSIGLEFSLQQLKSMRRLVFGLGLAQVLLTIVATVLVSSLTRYLPPSLHIGWQAALALGGALAMSSTAIVSKLLTERLELESQHGRRIIGILLFQDLAVVPLLILIPSLAKPAEELAMTLAWASIKAAGVLALLLFFGQKVMRKWFNVVAKRRSQELFMLNLLLVTLGAAAITEHAGLSMALGAFVAGMLISETQYKHQVEEDIKPFRDVLLGLFFITIGMLLNLRLVAENWWIVLFLLVVPVLLKFALIALLAKAFGSSDGIAMRTGLALAQAGEFGFVLLNLASDSHLIAPYLIQLVLASMVLSMLAAPFVIANMDKIAMKVAANEWMLQSLQLTQLASRTMAAQKHVIIAGFGRSGQSLATLLSEEKLPWYALDLDPERVQEAHAAGANVSYGDAGRREALIAAGINRASALVITFADTRLALKVLHLVHELAPKLPVIVRAHDDTELDVLKKAGATEVVPEALESSLMLASHALVVMGVPLRRVVHRVQAARDERYATLRGFFPGAGDLADDQEHSYVRLHSVTLREGAGAVGRCVADLDLDEVGAEITALRRGNERIEPGGDTELRAGDVVVLRGTGSAVTRAEGRLLR, from the coding sequence ATGACCTCCGGCCTGGAATTAACCCTTTTATTGCTGGGCAGCGCAGTCCTCGGCGTGGTCGCCTTCCGCATGCTGCACCTGCCGCCGATGCTGGGCTACCTGGCGGTCGGCGTGCTGATCGGCCCGCATGCGCTGAACCTGGCCGACAACGGCGCCTCGACCCACGCGCTGGCCGAATTCGGCGTCGTGTTCCTGATGTTCTCGATCGGCCTGGAATTCTCGCTGCAGCAGCTGAAATCCATGCGCCGGCTGGTGTTCGGCCTGGGCCTGGCCCAGGTCCTCCTGACCATCGTCGCGACCGTACTGGTGTCCAGCCTCACGCGCTACCTGCCGCCGTCGCTGCACATCGGCTGGCAGGCCGCCCTCGCCCTCGGCGGCGCGCTGGCGATGTCCTCCACGGCGATCGTTTCCAAGCTGCTCACCGAGCGCCTGGAGCTCGAGAGCCAGCACGGGCGGCGCATCATCGGCATCCTGCTGTTCCAGGACCTGGCCGTGGTGCCGCTGCTGATCCTGATCCCGTCGCTGGCCAAACCGGCCGAGGAACTGGCGATGACGCTGGCCTGGGCCAGCATCAAGGCGGCCGGCGTGCTGGCGCTGTTGCTGTTCTTCGGCCAGAAGGTGATGCGCAAATGGTTCAACGTGGTGGCCAAGCGGCGCTCGCAGGAGCTGTTCATGCTCAACCTGCTGCTGGTGACGCTGGGCGCGGCCGCGATCACCGAGCACGCCGGCCTGTCGATGGCGCTCGGCGCTTTCGTCGCCGGCATGCTGATTTCGGAAACCCAGTACAAGCACCAGGTGGAAGAGGACATCAAGCCGTTCCGCGACGTGCTGCTCGGCCTGTTCTTCATCACCATCGGCATGCTGCTCAACCTGCGCCTGGTGGCGGAGAACTGGTGGATCGTGCTGTTCCTGCTGGTGGTGCCGGTGCTGCTCAAATTCGCGCTGATCGCGCTGCTGGCCAAGGCCTTCGGTTCCTCGGACGGCATCGCGATGCGCACCGGCCTGGCCCTGGCCCAGGCCGGCGAATTCGGCTTCGTCCTGCTCAACCTCGCCTCGGACTCTCACCTGATCGCCCCTTACCTGATCCAGCTGGTGCTGGCCTCGATGGTGCTGTCGATGCTGGCGGCCCCCTTCGTCATCGCCAACATGGACAAGATCGCGATGAAGGTCGCGGCCAACGAATGGATGCTGCAGTCGCTGCAGCTGACCCAGCTCGCCAGCCGCACGATGGCGGCGCAAAAGCACGTGATCATCGCCGGGTTCGGACGCAGCGGCCAGAGCCTGGCGACCCTGCTGTCCGAGGAAAAGCTGCCCTGGTACGCGCTCGACCTCGACCCCGAGCGCGTGCAGGAAGCCCACGCGGCCGGCGCCAACGTCTCCTACGGCGACGCCGGCCGGCGCGAAGCGCTGATCGCGGCCGGCATCAACCGCGCCAGCGCGCTGGTGATCACCTTCGCCGACACGCGCCTGGCGCTCAAGGTGCTGCACCTGGTGCACGAACTGGCGCCCAAGCTGCCGGTGATCGTGCGCGCGCACGACGACACCGAACTCGACGTGCTGAAAAAGGCCGGCGCCACCGAGGTGGTGCCCGAGGCGCTGGAATCGAGCCTGATGCTGGCCTCGCACGCGCTGGTGGTGATGGGTGTGCCGCTGCGGCGCGTGGTGCACCGCGTACAGGCCGCGCGCGACGAGCGCTACGCCACCCTGCGCGGCTTCTTCCCCGGCGCCGGCGACCTCGCCGACGACCAGGAGCACAGCTACGTGCGCCTGCACTCGGTCACGCTGCGCGAAGGCGCCGGCGCGGTCGGGCGCTGCGTGGCCGACCTGGACCTGGACGAGGTCGGGGCCGAGATCACCGCGCTGCGGCGCGGGAACGAGCGCATCGAGCCGGGCGGCGACACCGAGCTGCGCGCCGGCGACGTGGTGGTGCTGCGCGGGACCGGGTCGGCGGTGACGCGGGCGGAGGGGCGGCTGCTGCGCTGA
- a CDS encoding SIS domain-containing protein → MSVTHEKIMLTSFDAAQARRALDLARDALEIEGEAIRKLAERLDRDDSVAHAVPEAVALMLACQGRVVVSGMGKSGHVARKIAATLASTGTPALFLHPAEAAHGDLGMVTPQDVLIAISYSGESSELAVVIPAVKRMGVPVIAMTGRPDSRLAQVADVHLDVAVDKEACPLNLAPTASTTVTLALGDALAVALLELRGFKSEDFALSHPGGALGRRLLTHVRDVMRSGAAVPKVKPDALLTQALLEISEKGMGMTAVVDEAGRPVGVFTDGDLRRLIEKAQDFSRVVIRDVMHANPRRIHPEQLAVDAVAVMEEFRINQMLVTDADDVLVGALHIHDLTRAKVI, encoded by the coding sequence ATGAGTGTAACCCATGAAAAAATAATGTTGACAAGTTTTGACGCGGCCCAGGCGCGTCGTGCGCTCGATCTTGCGCGCGACGCCCTGGAGATCGAGGGCGAAGCGATCCGCAAACTGGCCGAGCGCCTGGATCGCGACGACAGCGTGGCGCATGCGGTTCCCGAGGCGGTCGCCCTGATGCTGGCCTGCCAGGGGCGCGTGGTGGTGTCGGGCATGGGCAAATCGGGCCACGTCGCGCGCAAGATCGCCGCAACCCTGGCCTCGACCGGCACCCCGGCCCTGTTCCTGCATCCGGCCGAAGCGGCGCATGGCGACCTCGGCATGGTCACTCCCCAGGACGTCCTGATCGCCATCTCGTATTCGGGCGAAAGCAGCGAGCTGGCGGTCGTGATCCCGGCCGTCAAGCGCATGGGCGTGCCGGTGATCGCGATGACCGGCCGTCCCGACTCGCGCCTGGCCCAGGTGGCCGACGTGCACCTCGACGTCGCGGTCGACAAGGAAGCCTGCCCGCTGAACCTGGCGCCGACGGCGTCGACCACCGTCACCTTGGCGCTGGGCGATGCCCTGGCCGTGGCGCTGCTCGAACTGCGCGGTTTCAAGTCGGAAGACTTCGCGCTGTCGCACCCGGGTGGGGCCCTGGGGCGCCGTCTGCTCACGCACGTGCGCGACGTCATGCGCAGCGGCGCCGCGGTGCCGAAGGTCAAACCCGACGCATTGCTGACCCAGGCCCTGCTCGAGATTTCGGAAAAGGGCATGGGCATGACCGCCGTCGTCGACGAGGCCGGACGCCCGGTCGGCGTGTTCACCGACGGCGACCTGCGCCGCCTGATCGAAAAGGCCCAGGACTTTTCCAGGGTCGTGATCCGCGACGTGATGCACGCCAATCCGCGCCGCATCCACCCCGAGCAGCTGGCGGTCGACGCCGTCGCCGTGATGGAAGAATTCCGCATCAACCAGATGCTGGTGACGGACGCCGACGACGTGCTGGTCGGCGCGCTGCACATCCACGACCTGACCCGCGCCAAGGTGATCTGA
- a CDS encoding HAD family hydrolase: MGVPLEHMQRAARVKVMIFDVDGVLTDGSLTYDANGEITKTFFVLDGLGIQLLNRSGVQTAIISARTSPIVIKRAADLGITHVFQGQHDKRIAFAELLEKTGVTAEECGYIGDDVIDLPLLSRVGFAVTVPSGHPDVQYRAHYVTRNPGGRGAVREVCDMVMRAQGTYEQALAPYFG, translated from the coding sequence ATGGGCGTCCCACTGGAACACATGCAGCGCGCGGCGCGCGTCAAAGTCATGATCTTCGACGTCGACGGCGTGCTCACCGACGGCAGCCTGACCTACGACGCCAACGGCGAGATCACCAAGACGTTCTTCGTGCTGGACGGCCTGGGCATCCAGCTGCTCAATCGCAGCGGCGTGCAGACCGCGATCATCAGCGCGCGTACCTCGCCGATCGTGATCAAGCGCGCGGCCGACCTGGGCATCACCCACGTCTTCCAGGGCCAGCACGACAAGCGCATCGCGTTTGCCGAGCTGCTCGAGAAAACCGGCGTCACGGCCGAGGAGTGCGGCTACATCGGCGACGACGTGATCGACCTGCCGCTGCTGTCGCGCGTCGGCTTTGCCGTCACGGTGCCGAGCGGCCATCCGGACGTGCAGTACCGCGCGCATTACGTGACCAGGAATCCGGGCGGACGCGGCGCCGTGCGCGAAGTCTGCGACATGGTGATGCGCGCCCAGGGCACCTACGAACAGGCGCTCGCGCCGTATTTCGGATAA
- the lptC gene encoding LPS export ABC transporter periplasmic protein LptC — protein MATNTRNKRTAHRGPLLALMLLGVFAAFGSFWLLQVMQGDQSGPNIDAGNEPDYIIDNFSFVRMTETGQPRYVITGDRLTHHPADNTSLIDKPIVVSMTVERPHMTMTAERANVNQNQNQVDLAGNVDIQRPGAPARPGMGALQPLRIRTEAMTLLTDDEIAKTQLPITMTLGDAKVDAIGMVANNATQQIQLGGRGTATFPPRQQR, from the coding sequence ATGGCCACGAACACTCGCAACAAGCGCACCGCGCACCGCGGCCCGCTGCTGGCCCTGATGCTGCTCGGGGTGTTCGCCGCGTTCGGCAGCTTCTGGCTGCTGCAGGTGATGCAGGGCGACCAGTCGGGGCCGAACATCGATGCGGGCAACGAGCCCGACTACATCATCGACAACTTCAGTTTCGTGCGCATGACCGAGACCGGCCAGCCGCGCTACGTGATCACCGGCGACCGCCTGACCCACCACCCGGCCGACAACACCTCCCTGATCGACAAGCCGATCGTGGTGAGCATGACGGTCGAGCGCCCGCACATGACCATGACCGCCGAGCGCGCGAACGTGAACCAGAACCAGAACCAGGTCGACCTGGCCGGCAACGTCGACATCCAGCGTCCCGGCGCACCGGCGCGCCCGGGCATGGGCGCGCTGCAGCCGCTGCGCATCCGCACCGAGGCCATGACGCTGCTGACGGACGACGAGATCGCCAAGACCCAACTGCCGATCACCATGACGCTGGGCGACGCCAAGGTCGACGCCATCGGCATGGTAGCCAACAACGCAACCCAACAGATCCAGCTGGGCGGCCGCGGCACGGCCACTTTCCCGCCGCGCCAGCAGCGCTGA
- the lptA gene encoding lipopolysaccharide transport periplasmic protein LptA codes for MKKILAAAIFLLPLAASAEKADALKPIKIDYNDAHVDQVTQNYIATGNVVITRGTMILKSDKAEVQETPDGYRTFILTAAPGKLATFRQHRDDGPNMWDEGQAQRIEYDERNDLVKLFSKAVIKQLDGTKVTQEMDSEFISYDNRKEVLVGRNDANGENKVGNGRGSMTLQPHRAPAGAAAPAPAAAPGAPSAAPAATPAATPAAAQPAAAGNK; via the coding sequence ATGAAAAAAATACTCGCTGCCGCCATCTTCCTGTTGCCGCTGGCCGCATCGGCCGAGAAAGCGGACGCCCTCAAGCCGATCAAGATCGACTACAACGATGCCCACGTCGACCAGGTCACGCAGAACTACATCGCCACCGGCAACGTGGTCATCACGCGCGGCACCATGATCCTGAAGTCGGACAAGGCCGAAGTGCAGGAGACCCCGGACGGCTACCGCACCTTCATCCTGACCGCTGCGCCGGGCAAGCTGGCCACCTTCCGCCAGCACCGCGACGACGGCCCCAACATGTGGGACGAAGGCCAGGCCCAGCGCATCGAGTACGACGAGCGCAACGACCTGGTCAAGCTGTTCTCGAAGGCCGTCATCAAGCAGCTCGACGGCACGAAAGTAACGCAGGAGATGGACAGCGAATTCATCTCGTACGACAACCGCAAGGAAGTCCTGGTCGGCCGCAACGACGCCAACGGCGAGAACAAGGTCGGCAATGGCCGCGGCAGCATGACGCTGCAGCCGCACCGCGCACCGGCCGGCGCTGCAGCGCCCGCACCGGCGGCGGCGCCTGGCGCCCCATCTGCCGCACCCGCGGCCACACCGGCCGCCACCCCCGCCGCGGCGCAACCGGCAGCGGCAGGGAACAAGTGA